A region from the Arachis ipaensis cultivar K30076 chromosome B01, Araip1.1, whole genome shotgun sequence genome encodes:
- the LOC107620519 gene encoding uncharacterized protein LOC107620519: MWVVYVCDEEERELGKQQAPGSCPYCGGKVEATDVETQWKFCFLPMCFNIKRKYFCTLCSRRLQLSYHH; this comes from the coding sequence ATGTGGGTGGTATATGTGTGCGACGAAGAAGAGAGGGAGCTTGGGAAGCAGCAGGCACCGGGTTCATGCCCTTACTGCGGCGGGAAGGTTGAAGCCACCGATGTCGAGACTCAGTGGAAGTTCTGCTTCTTGCCCATGTGCTTCAACATCAAGCGAAAGTACTTTTGTACCCTCTGCTCTCGCCGTCTTCAACTCTCCTATCATCACTAG